The sequence below is a genomic window from Fimbriimonadia bacterium.
CACGATTCGCGTGGAGATGCCCGTGGCCGTGTCTCGGCCCTCGTATGTCCAGCGGACTTGCTGCCCGCTGCTGCCAGGCTGCACCGTGAAGCGGAAAATGGTGGCTACGAAGTTGCTGGCCTGGGGGTTGTTCTGATCCACGGTGACACGTAGGTAGAGCCCACGATTGGCAATAAGCGTGGCCGTTACGTCTCCGGGATTCAGTCCGTTGTCGTGAATGGCGCCGCTGTTCGGTTGCCAGAATAGCTTCGATGGGAACGAACTGCCAGAAAGGAAGCTCGTTGCCGCCTGCCCGATGAACGAGTTCCCATCTTGTTCACTGATCACCCGAATACCGTCCAGACCGATCATGAATTGCAGGACGGCCCACTTGTCGTTGCTCGTGTCCCCCACGAAGCTGAACCGGATTGCGATGCGGTCTCCGGCTTCAGCGAGAACGGGCCCTGAATTGCTGGTCCCTTTGGTCTGGTTTTCGAACCAGAGCCGAGCCTGAAAGCCGGCATGAACGGTGCCCGCAACCGTCAGAGCCAGGATACACGTCACGACACCAAGCCACCGACGACCCACGATGGAGCAAATCCCCATGTCGACACTCCCTTCACTTGTGGTGCATACTCGGTCCCCCGCAGGAGTGTGCAGCACAACACAACAAATATTAACACGCTCCCGGCACCGCGCCCCACGGTCCGGAAGCGACCGGATTCTTACTTGGACTCGTATTATACTACACATTTGTCCGCTTTTTGAAAGCCGTCGGGCCTAAGTCCATCGCCGGGACAGTAGCTTACGTGGCACGGGCGTCCCGCCCGTGTTTGGTCCCCATCGCCGGGACGGCGATGCCACGCGCAAGATCATCGCCGGGACGGCGATGCCACGGAGGGCGATGCCACACAAGCCGTCGGTCCCAGTGTGCGTCAGGCCTAGCCATTCGTGGGGATAATGGGACAAGATGCACGAGCTAGCCGCAACCGAGAACTTGCTGCGCGTGGTCCTGGATGAAGCCGCCAAGGCCAAGGCCCGCAAGGTGACGCGAATTTCCCTGCAGGTCGGAGAGTGGTCTTCCTTCGTTCCTGATTGCATCCAGTTCTACCTGGGCATCATCGCGGAGGGGACGCCGGCGGAGGGTGCGTCACTGGAGTGGGAGACTGTGCCGACGCGCTTCGAGTGCCGCGAGTGTGGTGCTACTTTCGGTGCCGGGGACGGACCCATCGCGTGCCCTGCGTGCGCTGCGACCCGCGCGCGCCTGATCTCAGGACGGGAGTTTAGTATCGTATCGATCGAGGTGGACGGTGAAGATCCCGGTAGTACATAAGATCCTGGAAGCCAACGACGCCATCGCAGCGTCCCTGAGGGAGGCGTTCGATAACCGAGGTCTCTACGTCTTCAACCTGCTCGGTTCGCCCGGGGCTGGGAAGACGTCGCTGTTGGAAAAGACGCTCGAGCTTGCCGATGGGTCGCTCCGCATCGGCGTGATCGAGGGCGACCTTGCGACCGAGCTAGATGCTCAGCGAGTCGCTCGGCACGACGCGCCGGTGGTCCAGGTCAACACGGGCGGTAACTGCCACCTGGATGCCGCCATGGTGCGACAGGCACTCGACCACCTCGACACCTCAAACCTCGACGTTCTGGCCATAGAGAACGTGGGCAATCTCGTGTGCCCGGCAGCCTGGGACCTAGGCGAGCGGGAGAAGATCGTCGTGAGCAGCGTGCCGGAAGGCGACGACAAGCCGGCCAAGTACCCCTCGATGTTCAGCGGCTCCGCGGCGGTGATCCTGAATAAGTGCGACCTGCTGCCCTACGTTGCATTCAGCGTGGAGCGGTTCGAGGAGCACCTCCGCTCGGTAAACCCCGAGGCACCCCTTATGCAGATCTCTTGCACTACGGGCGAAGGCTTCGAATCCTGGTTGGCCTGGCTCCGCTCACGCATCCGCAGGTAGGTTCGCCGTCTCGGCCATAAGCCTGAGAGCCGTCATGGTTGTGCCGCCTCGGCGATTGGCTCAGAACCGGCGGGTCGCCGGAGTCGAGCCTCCCCGTAGTGCATTTGGCAGGGAACAGCTTGCTTCCTGCCGAATTGCAATAAGCCGACCATGAGTGACGTCTTCCACTACCTCGCCCTCGACATCGGAGCGGAAAGCGGCCGAGGGATCCTCGGAAGCATCGGTACTGACGGCCTGGAAATGGACGAAGTTCATCGCTTTCCGAACGGGCCGATCACCACAGAGGATGGCTCGCTCCGATGGGACTTGTCCGCCATACTGACGAACGTCCGAGCCGCGATCCGCGAGGCGGCATCGCGAGTGCCGCGTCTGGACGGCATTGCCGTGGACACGTGGGGCGTGGACTACGGACTGTTGGACGCTGGAGGCCAACTGCTGGAGGCCCCTTACCACTACCGCGATGCGCGCACCGCGGGGATGATGGATGTGGTGTTCGCAAAGGTGCCAAAGGACGAGGTCTACCGCCGCACCGGCATCCAGTTCCTAGAGCTGAACACCCTCTATCAACTGGCGGCAGCCGCACGCGCAGGCTCCCGAGCCCTGGACACAGCGCATTGTCTGCTACTCATGCCGGACCTCATCACCCACGAGCTCTGCGGATCGCGTTCTGCGGAGTTCACCATCGCGACCACTACGCAGTGTTACGACCCGATAGCTCGCGACTGGGCACGTGACATTCTCCAGCGACTGGGCATTCCTACCCACATCTTTCCACCCATCGTGCCCTCGGCGAGCCTGGTCGGCACGCTGACGGGCGACCCCCATGAAGCACGAGGCACACCTATCATCGCCGCGGCCGGCCATGATACGGCCTGCGCCGTCGCTGCCGTCCCGTCCGAGCACGAGGACATTGCATACCTAAGCTGCGGCACTTGGTCGCTGCTCGGCGTCGAGACCCCGGAGCCTATTCTCACCGACGAAGCGATGCGCGCGAACTTCACGAACGAAGGTGGCGTGGCTGGGTTCCGGTTCCTTAAGAACATTGCTGGGCTGTGGGTGCTTCAGGAGTGCAGGCGCTCGTGGTTGGCCGAAACACCGGACCTGCACTGGCAGACCATCACGGCGGAAGCCGAGGCTGCCCCGCCCTTCGCCACGTTTATCGACCCGGACGACCCGGCATTCGTGCGCCCGGGTGACATGCCCAGCCGCATCGCGACCCGGTGCACCGAGCTCGGCCTCCCTGTACCGACCTCTCGCGGAGCGATGGCAAGGGCTTGTTTGGAGGGGCTTGCGCTGCGGTACCGCATCACCCTTCGGCAGCTCGAGCAGATAACGAAACGGAACATCAGAACGCTACATGTCGTAGGGGGCGGCTCACGCAATTCGCTGTTGTGCCAGTTTGCGGCGGACGCAGCCGGTTGCGAGGTGGTTGCAGGTCCCGCCGAAGCCACCGCGGCGGGGAACATCCTTGTCCAAGCCATAGCGACAGGAAGGCTCTCCTCGTTGGCTGAAGCCAGAGCGCTGCTCAGACGCTCCGTCTCCCCAATGCGGTATGAGCCACGCCACCCAGAGGAGTGGGATGAGCCGTTCGAGCGCTTCCTTCACCTGACTGAGGCCCAATCTTAACTTGCCAGGGGTTGACAGAATGCCGAAGGGCACGTATAATGCGCGCATCGTGACGACCGAAGTCTTCACTCGAATGGCAACCATGAGGATGCGCCACGCCACGCTCGACGTGGCGACACCCGCGCATATCCTTTCCGGTGCCATACGAAGGCGGTAGTCCAAAGCAAACGCATAACGTTTTCAGGAGGGCCGCTCCGGGAAGGGAGCGGCCCTTCCACATTGGGAGGATTGGCATGCCGAAGGTGCGCGAGGTGAGTGTGGGTCTACTCGGTTGTGGCGGAGTGGGCGCCGCGCTGGCCCGTCTCATCCATGATGAGCAACAGGCCATAGAGGAAGCCGCAGGAGTGCGCCTGCGCATCGGCAAGACCTTGGTCCGCGACCTGGCCAAAGAGCGTGAGGGTCTGAACGGGCGCTTGGACTTCACCAAGGAGCTGGGCGACGTTCTCAAACAGAAGAAGTTGGACATCGTAGTCGAGCTGCTCGGTGGTAGGGACATGGCGTTACAAGCGATCCGTCGAGCGTTGTCGTCCGGCACTAGCGTGGTTACTGCAAACAAGGTGGTACTCGCCGCACACGGCGAGCGGCTCGAGGCGCTGGCGCACGCCAAGGGTTGCGCGCTCGGGTATGAGGCCAGCGTAGCCTCGTGCATCCCCGTACTACAAGCTTTGGACCACACCTTCGCCGCCGAACGTTTCCACTCTATCACGGCAATCCTGAACGGCACCACCAACTTCATCCTAACCCGCATGGCGCGCGATGGATTGGACTACGAGATCGCGCTGAAGCTTGCGCAAAAACGTGGGCTCGCAGAAGCCGACCCGACGGCCGATGTGTCCGGCTCGGACCCGCAGTGCAAGCTGGTAGTGCTCGCGCGCAAGGCCTTCGGCCTATCCCTCCGCCCCTCGGATGTCTACACGAGAGGCATTACCAGTCTGACTGCGGACGACCTGCGCTTTGCGAGTGACTTCGGCTTCACCATCAAGCTGCTCGCAACTGCCAGGCGCTACAACGGTTCCGTCGAACTGCGGGTGGAGCCGAACCTGGTGCCAGAAGGACACCCGTTGGCTACCGTATCGGACGAGTGGAACGCGTTGATGCTGGAGGGCGACTCGGTCGGCTCACTCTTCTTTGCTGGTCCCGGTGCAGGCCCTCTGCCCACCGCGCAGGCTGTGTTAGGTGACGTATTGAGCATTGCCACTGGTACCCGCGCATGCGTCCCGGGTAGGCGAGTGCTGGACTTGGAGCGGCCGCAAATCGTTCCCCTGGGCGACACGAGCGGGCGGTACTACCTGAGAGTCACCTTCCGCGACCAACCGCACGTGCTTGCCTCGGTCACACGCATTTTGGATACCAGCGGTGTCGAAGTGCACCGAGTGGAGGCGGTCGGCCAGGAGAGAGCCGACATCGCCATACTAACACACCGTTCGAGACGGAGTTCGCTCGAGACTGCCCTCAAGCGCCTGCACAAGCAGAGCTATCTGAGCGAACCTCCGCGCGCATTTCCTATCTACGAAGCAACAGATCAAGCCATAGGAGGACCCAAGTGAGACCCGAAACACTCGCAATCCACGTCGGCCACGAACCGGACGGCGCCACGGGCAGCATCGTGCCACCCATTTACCAGACCTCGACCTACATCCAGGACGGAATCGGACAGGACCGAGGGTTCATCTACTCTCGAACGGGCAATCCGTCGCGCTCGCTGCTCGAGAAGAGTTTGGCGGCCGTGGAAGGTGCGAAGTACGGATTGTGCTTCGCTTCCGGAATGAGCGCCATCAACAACATCCTGCTACTGCTGGAGAGTGGTAGCCATGTCGTCTGCCCAGCCAGTGTGTATGGCGGCACCTTCCGCATTCTGGAGTTCGTCTACAAGCGGTTCGGCATTGAGGCCGACTTCGTGGATGTAGCCGACATCGGTGCCGTGGAGCGTGCCATCCGACCGAATACGCGAATGCTGTGGCTTGAATCGCCTACTAACCCGCTGCTCGGCCTGTGCGATATCGAGGCACTCTCGACACTTGCAGGTGCGAAAGGCCTAACAACCGTGGTGGATAACACCTTCGCCACAGCCGTTCTGCAGCGCCCGCTGGAACTCGGCGCCGACATCGTGATTCACTCCACCACCAAGTACATCGGCGGTCACCTCGACGTGTTAGGTGGCGCGTGCCTCACCAACGATGACGGGCTGTACGAGCGGCTGAAGTTCCTGCAGAACGCAGTGGGCGCGGTCCAGGGGCCTTTCGATTGCTGGCTGCTTGCCCGAGGGATCAAGACGCTCTCCCTACGCGTGAAGCAGCAGTCTGCGAACGCGGAGAAGGTGGCACGTTTCCTAGAGGAGCACCCCAAGGTGCGGCGCGTCCACTACCCAGGGTTGCCCTCGCACCCGCAGCACGAGTTGGCGCGTCGGCAGATGAAGGGCTTCGGAGCGATGGTCAGCTTCGAAGTGGACGGTGATGCGTCATCGACTCAGCGGCTAGTAGCGGCCACGAAGTTGTTCGCGCTAGGCGAGAGCTTAGGTGGCGTGCGGTCGCTGGTGTGCATCCCGGCCAAGCAGACGCACGCAAGCATGACACCGGAAGCGCGCGAGCGCGCAGGGATCAGCGACACCCTGGTTCGCCTCAGCGTCGGTCTAGAACACCCGGACGATCTGATCGAGGATCTTGTCACGGCGCTGGAGACGGTGTAGCACTCGGCAACACCTAGCACTTAGAGTGATCGCCAGCGAGGATAGCTCATGGCAGGTCCGCCTTTGTATGGTTGGGCACCTACGTCCGTATCGGGTCTGGCCACAAGCAGGCCCGTCATGCTGAGCCTGTCGAAGCAGCAAGCCCCATGCCGCGCCTTGTCATCTTCACGTGTGCCACGCGCGCGGCTCCCGGACGCGTGCTTCGACAGGCTCAGCATGACGGGTTCCCATGTCTTCATCCACCCTCGGATGAAGGCATCTCCCGATCCCTTAGCACTCCCAGTGGTGGGAGATGGGTCAGCGGGCAATTCCCTACGGCGACTTGCGTCCGTCCGAAAGCCGAACGATCACTCCATCCCACCGATAGGGGAACCACCACCACCGGGGCACAGGTAGCTGGCGCTGCTCGGAGGTGAACATGTCCACACCTCCCGTCGGCCCCACCGACCACACGGCCCACTTCAGCGGGGAGGTCTTCTGGTCGAAGTAGGGCACGCACGCCTTAGTACTGTGCGGATAGTCCTCTGGCACCCAGATTGGTAGGATGGTCTTCACGTTGTTGGCAAAGCCCGGCCCTGGCGCGATGTACTTGTAGGCGCGCCCCGGGTTGAAAGGGTCCAGGTACTTTCGCAGCTTTATGTAGCCCTGCTTGTACAACTCGGGTGGTAGCTCGTTGTAGTCTTCGATCTTCATCTCCAGGCCCGAGCAGTAGGTGCGAGCAGGAGGAAAAGCCCCGCAATCGTCCGCGTACATCTGCAGTGCCAGCCCCACCTGTGCCAGCTCGGTGTGGGCTCGTGCTACCGTTCCCTGGGTGCGGGCGCGTGACAGCACAGGGAAGAGAATGGCCGTCAACAGCGCCAGGATGGCGGCCACCACTAAGAGCTCTATGAGGGTAACGCCTCTACGGCGCCCCCGTCTTCGCGAAGTTGATGAGTGCGACATTCAGATCGCCTAGGCCCACCGTTCCGTCACCGTCTACATCGGCTTCTGGGTCGTCGCTCCGTGCGAAGCTCAGCAGCATGCGGTTGAGATCACCCAAGCCGATCTGGTTGTCCCCATCTGCATCGCCATTGACGAGTTCCCAGGTGACAACCTGATCGCCGCCAGCCGTGAACGAGAAGTCTGCTGCTAACCAGTGTGAGGCCTTCGCACGCACACGGTATTCCCGTCCGGTGCTCTGTTTGATGCCGAGATCTTGTATGAACTGTCCGTTGCCGTCCAGTACGACCTGATAGGAGCCTACGAGGTCACCACCCGACGTGACATCATAGACCCAGATTTGGACGGGCACGCCTGCGGGCCCGGGCGCATAGGACTCCAACGCGACCGTCGCGGTCAGTACCACGTCATTCACGGGCAAGGCGGTCACGTATCGCGCCTCGATCCCTTCACGCGTCACCGAGCCCTGTACCGCCACCACGTCACCGGCCGCCACGGGGTGATCGCTTACGACTACCACCTCTCCGCTGGCGTCTTCGATTATGAACTCGTTCGGTCCGCTCTGCACTACGAGCTTGCCGACGAGCGCCACTTGCTCGCCCGCTCCGACCTGCTGCACCTGATTGCACCAGTCCAGGGCGGCTGCGATGTCTGCTCGCCGCTTCACCCACACGCGGTAGTCATCGAAAAAAGGCAGAACGGCATCTTCCTGATCGAAGATGCCGACGACATTCAACTTGCCGCTAGGTTGTGGGTAGGAACTGAAGTCTCCGGGACCAGCCAGAAGCATCCCGACAGACCCCGTGTTATCAGTAATCGTCAGCAACTGGTCGTTGCCCCACGTGCCACCGGTGATCTCCACCCCGTGCAGCATCACCCATCGCGTCTGGTATCGCTCGCCACCGCCTACGCGTGTGGCATCGAAGTAGTTACACGAGCCGATGGACGGGATTAGCCACGGATCGGGCATGCCGGCGTGCCCGATCACTTCCACGACGAACCGTGTCTGCGGTGCCGGTGAGTGCCTATCATTGATGAACACCTTGCCGTTGTGGTTGGCTAGGAGGCCCGTGACGCGAACCCTATCGCCCGCCTGGAAATCCACATACTCCGCGGGCCGCCAGAGCCCGCCGTACCACCAACTGCCGGCCCAGATCTGAATGCCGCCTCGGTCCGACGTATCGTCTTGGACGAAGATGGTGTACATCACGGCGGGATTTAGGATCTCGTCCACTCCAGCCAGTGCCACGCCCTCGATGGTGACACGATTCTGCGGCTCGGGGTCGGCGTCCACCAGAGGGTGAATCCCCAAACCGTCCGAGGCGCGAACCTCCTGGTAGTCCCAGATGGTGTCCGCGGTGCCCGAGAGACCTAAAATGAGTGTACAAGCCGCAACAGCAAATCGAAAGACCATCGCGCGATCCTTTCCGTTACTGATGTATACGACTCGGTCCGAGCATCCAGCCCGGCCGGGTGCCGCTGCAGCCCAATTCTTGCGCAGAGCCATCTCCGATTGCCCCGACGCGGGCATGTCGGCCCATTGTCCCCTCGGCTAGAGCGACCGCCCGCACCTCGGGCAGAAGCGGACATCGTCCACGTACACCTCGTCGCACGAAGGGCAATACACGCCTTCCATCTCGTCGGGGTGAACGTGCTCCGGTTGGTTGCGGAGCTTCTCGTCAACTTCCTTCAGCACATCCAGGCTATAGGGGTCCCGGGTTGCGTACTTCAGCGCCAGCCGAGCCACTCCAAAAAGGTGGTAGAGGCCGACCAGCGTACATGCAAGCCCGGCAGATAACGCAACCCAAGGCGATAGGATGCGTAGTACCCGAAAGGCCAGGAAGGCCACGTACAGCAGCACGATCCCGAGCGCGAGGCGGGCCACCCACCCTCCCTGAGAGGCGTCGTATCTGCTCACGGCGAGCCGCTTCCCCGGGTCACTTGGACTGCGCCAGCTCCCGCCCTTTCTCAGCATTCAGCTCGATGAACTTCTGCCACTGCGCAGGCACGTCCGTGTCTATGAAGATCGCGTCCACCGGACACTCCGGCTCGCACAGCCCGCAGTCTATACACTCGTCCGGGTTGATGTAGAGCATCGTCTCGTCTTCGTAAATGCAGTCCACCGGGCAGACCGGCACGCAGGCTTTGTCCTTCACCCCGATGCACGGTTCACAGATGATGTACGGCATAGTCTCCCTCCCTCGAAGAGCGTTCCAATTCTGGCATATTGGGCCTGCCCCTCGGTATGCCAGAGGTGCCTTCCTGTGCACTACGGGACAAGGGGGCGCCAAGATGGCTGAGTCAGGGCTCAATCCCAAGAAGTACGAGCGGGACGGCGGGCACACCACGCCCATGCCGAACCACGTTGTAGACTTCCCCTTCGTAGTACCCCGGACCGGAGCTCATTTGGCTTTGCAGGGACTTCATCGGGAGGATCTCGATCCCGACGTCTATGTGGTCGCCGATATAGAAGGCCAGGTGCTTGACGAAGAGGTCGTAGGCCACGAACGAGTACTTGCCAAGCTGGATCTCGATTGCCACGCGGTCCTTGACGAAGTCGGTCTGGTTGTAGCTATAGATCGGCTCCTCTCCGTTTGCTAGGATCGCCTCTCTCTGCTCATCCGGCGGCATTGTCAACGTCTTGCGTATGAGCCTCTCGCTCCGCGTTACCCAGTAACTAGCGCGGTTCTCCCGCCACCCCTTGTCGCGCAGAAGGTCCTTGAAGGACGCGTTTAGCTTCTTCGGGCTAAACAGGAGCTTCCCCTGCATCTTCTTCTCCTTCGAGACCTTCGTGCG
It includes:
- a CDS encoding hydrogenase maturation nickel metallochaperone HypA, with translation MHELAATENLLRVVLDEAAKAKARKVTRISLQVGEWSSFVPDCIQFYLGIIAEGTPAEGASLEWETVPTRFECRECGATFGAGDGPIACPACAATRARLISGREFSIVSIEVDGEDPGST
- the hypB gene encoding hydrogenase nickel incorporation protein HypB, which codes for MKIPVVHKILEANDAIAASLREAFDNRGLYVFNLLGSPGAGKTSLLEKTLELADGSLRIGVIEGDLATELDAQRVARHDAPVVQVNTGGNCHLDAAMVRQALDHLDTSNLDVLAIENVGNLVCPAAWDLGEREKIVVSSVPEGDDKPAKYPSMFSGSAAVILNKCDLLPYVAFSVERFEEHLRSVNPEAPLMQISCTTGEGFESWLAWLRSRIRR
- a CDS encoding rhamnulokinase encodes the protein MSDVFHYLALDIGAESGRGILGSIGTDGLEMDEVHRFPNGPITTEDGSLRWDLSAILTNVRAAIREAASRVPRLDGIAVDTWGVDYGLLDAGGQLLEAPYHYRDARTAGMMDVVFAKVPKDEVYRRTGIQFLELNTLYQLAAAARAGSRALDTAHCLLLMPDLITHELCGSRSAEFTIATTTQCYDPIARDWARDILQRLGIPTHIFPPIVPSASLVGTLTGDPHEARGTPIIAAAGHDTACAVAAVPSEHEDIAYLSCGTWSLLGVETPEPILTDEAMRANFTNEGGVAGFRFLKNIAGLWVLQECRRSWLAETPDLHWQTITAEAEAAPPFATFIDPDDPAFVRPGDMPSRIATRCTELGLPVPTSRGAMARACLEGLALRYRITLRQLEQITKRNIRTLHVVGGGSRNSLLCQFAADAAGCEVVAGPAEATAAGNILVQAIATGRLSSLAEARALLRRSVSPMRYEPRHPEEWDEPFERFLHLTEAQS
- a CDS encoding homoserine dehydrogenase yields the protein MPKVREVSVGLLGCGGVGAALARLIHDEQQAIEEAAGVRLRIGKTLVRDLAKEREGLNGRLDFTKELGDVLKQKKLDIVVELLGGRDMALQAIRRALSSGTSVVTANKVVLAAHGERLEALAHAKGCALGYEASVASCIPVLQALDHTFAAERFHSITAILNGTTNFILTRMARDGLDYEIALKLAQKRGLAEADPTADVSGSDPQCKLVVLARKAFGLSLRPSDVYTRGITSLTADDLRFASDFGFTIKLLATARRYNGSVELRVEPNLVPEGHPLATVSDEWNALMLEGDSVGSLFFAGPGAGPLPTAQAVLGDVLSIATGTRACVPGRRVLDLERPQIVPLGDTSGRYYLRVTFRDQPHVLASVTRILDTSGVEVHRVEAVGQERADIAILTHRSRRSSLETALKRLHKQSYLSEPPRAFPIYEATDQAIGGPK
- a CDS encoding PLP-dependent transferase, yielding MRPETLAIHVGHEPDGATGSIVPPIYQTSTYIQDGIGQDRGFIYSRTGNPSRSLLEKSLAAVEGAKYGLCFASGMSAINNILLLLESGSHVVCPASVYGGTFRILEFVYKRFGIEADFVDVADIGAVERAIRPNTRMLWLESPTNPLLGLCDIEALSTLAGAKGLTTVVDNTFATAVLQRPLELGADIVIHSTTKYIGGHLDVLGGACLTNDDGLYERLKFLQNAVGAVQGPFDCWLLARGIKTLSLRVKQQSANAEKVARFLEEHPKVRRVHYPGLPSHPQHELARRQMKGFGAMVSFEVDGDASSTQRLVAATKLFALGESLGGVRSLVCIPAKQTHASMTPEARERAGISDTLVRLSVGLEHPDDLIEDLVTALETV
- a CDS encoding prepilin-type N-terminal cleavage/methylation domain-containing protein, yielding MSHSSTSRRRGRRRGVTLIELLVVAAILALLTAILFPVLSRARTQGTVARAHTELAQVGLALQMYADDCGAFPPARTYCSGLEMKIEDYNELPPELYKQGYIKLRKYLDPFNPGRAYKYIAPGPGFANNVKTILPIWVPEDYPHSTKACVPYFDQKTSPLKWAVWSVGPTGGVDMFTSEQRQLPVPRWWWFPYRWDGVIVRLSDGRKSP
- a CDS encoding zinc-ribbon domain-containing protein — translated: MSRYDASQGGWVARLALGIVLLYVAFLAFRVLRILSPWVALSAGLACTLVGLYHLFGVARLALKYATRDPYSLDVLKEVDEKLRNQPEHVHPDEMEGVYCPSCDEVYVDDVRFCPRCGRSL
- a CDS encoding ferredoxin family protein, translating into MPYIICEPCIGVKDKACVPVCPVDCIYEDETMLYINPDECIDCGLCEPECPVDAIFIDTDVPAQWQKFIELNAEKGRELAQSK
- a CDS encoding restriction endonuclease; the protein is MKIAETYSHLNGLEFLLVHKPALWREIQDVIAVVDAGECRTKVSKEKKMQGKLLFSPKKLNASFKDLLRDKGWRENRASYWVTRSERLIRKTLTMPPDEQREAILANGEEPIYSYNQTDFVKDRVAIEIQLGKYSFVAYDLFVKHLAFYIGDHIDVGIEILPMKSLQSQMSSGPGYYEGEVYNVVRHGRGVPAVPLVLLGIEP